In Chryseobacterium shigense, the following proteins share a genomic window:
- a CDS encoding DUF4349 domain-containing protein, whose protein sequence is MKKLFLPLCILLLMSGCKKSELEAVNSPAAKTVSEYKVAEDAYQVAPPKEMTEKLLPEVNKSPQSQIPSKKIDTITKKVIKNGNMRIQVGDIKKAQNQVGDIIKKNDAYIQNEQFQNTDTDDNLDLVIRVPHKNFDVLVNSFSDGVGSVLAKNISSDDVTEEYTDISIKLANKKIYLEKYRDMLKNASTTKDMIEIQETIRQLEDEIDVAEGRLRFIDDRVNYSTLNLSLYKEKVRSSSTSKVGFGSRFADSVTEGWNSFISFLLGIISFWPYLLIIPLIIFLWRKWKAGRTKNN, encoded by the coding sequence ATGAAAAAATTATTTTTACCTTTATGCATACTTCTTTTGATGAGCGGATGCAAAAAATCTGAGCTGGAAGCTGTAAATTCTCCTGCAGCGAAGACCGTATCAGAATACAAAGTAGCTGAAGATGCCTATCAGGTTGCTCCTCCTAAAGAGATGACTGAAAAATTGCTTCCAGAAGTGAATAAATCCCCTCAATCACAGATACCGTCGAAGAAAATTGACACTATTACTAAAAAGGTCATCAAAAATGGGAACATGAGAATCCAGGTAGGAGATATTAAAAAAGCCCAGAACCAGGTAGGAGACATCATAAAGAAAAATGATGCTTACATCCAAAATGAGCAGTTTCAGAATACAGACACGGATGATAATCTGGATCTGGTTATCCGTGTACCACACAAAAATTTCGATGTACTGGTCAATTCATTTTCTGACGGAGTGGGATCTGTTTTAGCCAAAAATATTTCTTCTGATGATGTCACTGAAGAATACACAGACATTTCCATTAAGCTGGCTAATAAGAAAATTTATCTTGAAAAATACCGGGATATGCTTAAAAATGCTTCCACCACTAAAGATATGATTGAGATCCAGGAAACGATCCGCCAGCTGGAAGATGAGATTGATGTGGCTGAAGGCAGGCTCCGTTTCATTGATGACCGCGTGAATTACAGTACCCTCAATCTTAGCTTATACAAAGAAAAGGTAAGAAGTTCTTCAACCTCAAAAGTTGGTTTCGGAAGCCGTTTTGCAGATTCTGTAACGGAAGGCTGGAACAGTTTTATCAGTTTTCTGCTAGGAATTATCTCATTCTGGCCATACCTTCTCATTATTCCACTCATCATTTTTCTATGGAGAAAATGGAAAGCAGGACGAACAAAAAATAATTAG
- a CDS encoding DUF2891 domain-containing protein: MKKSLLAFVFSPFLMYAQEAPKLTDEMAVKLLEKPLHCINQEYPNKTAHIINNAGEVILTPKNLHPSFYGCFDWHSSVHGHWMLVRLLKTKPDLANAKDIEKILDNSLSKENLQAEADYFTKYQLTTTFERTYGWAWLLKLDEELTTWDNTKAKKWNENLKPLTDQILKSWKAYLPKQTYPNRTGVHPNTAFGLAFAIDWAVANNDKEFENQLKEKAKYFYSKDQKTPAYLEPDGSDFFSPSLEIADLMRRVLPQKEFVLWLNNFYEKRSLENIEKIPVVSDLSDYQTVHLVGLSFSKAWCMKGISKALPNSHPLKKTFKKTADVFLANGLPLLFQGNYGGDHWLASFAVYSLED, encoded by the coding sequence ATGAAAAAAAGTCTTTTAGCATTCGTATTTTCTCCATTCTTGATGTACGCTCAGGAAGCCCCCAAACTGACTGATGAAATGGCAGTTAAATTACTTGAAAAACCTCTTCACTGTATCAATCAGGAATATCCCAACAAAACAGCGCATATCATTAATAATGCCGGCGAAGTTATCTTGACACCAAAAAACCTTCACCCAAGCTTTTATGGCTGTTTCGATTGGCATAGCTCTGTTCACGGACATTGGATGCTGGTAAGACTGTTGAAGACAAAGCCGGATCTGGCCAATGCGAAAGACATTGAAAAAATTCTGGACAATTCATTAAGTAAAGAAAATTTACAGGCGGAAGCAGATTATTTCACAAAATATCAACTAACCACTACCTTCGAAAGAACCTATGGCTGGGCCTGGCTGCTAAAGCTTGATGAAGAATTAACCACGTGGGATAATACCAAAGCTAAAAAGTGGAATGAAAACCTGAAACCTCTCACGGATCAGATCTTAAAATCATGGAAAGCCTATCTTCCTAAGCAAACCTATCCTAACAGAACCGGAGTCCATCCCAATACGGCATTCGGGTTGGCATTTGCCATAGACTGGGCTGTTGCAAATAACGACAAAGAATTCGAAAACCAACTGAAAGAAAAAGCAAAATACTTTTACAGTAAAGATCAGAAAACACCTGCCTATCTGGAACCGGACGGCTCTGATTTTTTCTCGCCAAGTCTTGAAATTGCCGACCTCATGAGAAGAGTGCTGCCACAGAAAGAATTTGTACTCTGGCTTAACAATTTCTACGAAAAAAGAAGCTTGGAGAATATTGAGAAAATTCCGGTTGTAAGTGATCTGAGTGATTACCAGACCGTTCATCTTGTAGGACTTTCCTTTTCAAAAGCATGGTGTATGAAAGGGATATCGAAAGCGCTTCCCAATAGCCATCCTTTGAAAAAAACTTTTAAGAAAACAGCAGATGTATTTTTGGCTAACGGACTTCCTCTTTTATTTCAGGGGAATTATGGCGGTGATCACTGGCTGGCAAGCTTTGCGGTATACTCTCTGGAGGACTAG
- a CDS encoding helix-turn-helix domain-containing protein: protein MSALEKFGVEIFTQHNIFERISADKPFRPENPAFIFIKSGTIKLRQHFSDLELSANMFMVTDPQTVYEMVSVSGDFQSRMVSYKREFISALSLKFNRLITYRYFRQQMNKGVPFPENEMEVVWKSVNFLKYILDSDTEMLYKKEMVEHLFSVFCYQMAGIISKEDNNSMNQMSRQEEIVFVFLTDLSNHHMTERSVEFYAERQSITTRHLSSVVKSITGKSASQIIAVIVMNEAKVLLNSSNKPVSEVSSILGFSDQYAFSHFFKKHLEISPRQYRHQFEN, encoded by the coding sequence ATGTCAGCCTTAGAAAAATTCGGTGTTGAAATCTTTACCCAGCACAATATTTTCGAGAGAATTTCTGCGGATAAGCCTTTCCGCCCGGAAAATCCTGCATTTATTTTTATTAAATCCGGAACTATAAAATTACGGCAGCACTTCAGTGATCTGGAGCTTTCCGCCAATATGTTTATGGTAACCGATCCTCAGACGGTGTATGAAATGGTTTCCGTAAGCGGAGACTTTCAGTCAAGGATGGTTTCTTATAAAAGAGAATTTATTTCCGCATTATCTTTGAAATTCAACAGGCTCATTACGTACCGCTATTTCCGGCAGCAGATGAATAAAGGAGTTCCTTTCCCTGAAAATGAAATGGAAGTGGTCTGGAAAAGTGTTAATTTCCTTAAATACATCCTGGATTCAGATACGGAGATGCTTTATAAAAAAGAAATGGTGGAGCATCTTTTCTCTGTTTTCTGTTATCAGATGGCCGGAATTATTTCCAAGGAAGACAATAATTCTATGAACCAGATGTCAAGGCAGGAAGAAATTGTGTTTGTATTTCTTACAGATCTCTCAAACCATCATATGACGGAAAGATCTGTTGAGTTTTATGCGGAGCGGCAGTCAATTACAACCAGACATCTTTCCTCTGTTGTGAAATCCATTACAGGAAAGTCTGCAAGCCAGATTATTGCCGTAATTGTAATGAATGAGGCAAAAGTACTTTTGAATTCTTCAAATAAACCGGTTTCGGAGGTTTCTTCCATCCTCGGTTTTAGTGATCAGTATGCGTTTTCCCATTTTTTCAAGAAGCATCTGGAAATAAGCCCAAGGCAGTACAGACATCAATTCGAAAATTGA
- a CDS encoding TolC family protein, whose amino-acid sequence MTNNIKTALSFVIALFPALFFSQEIKQMTAGEAAEMAVKNHQQLKVAAQNIDIAKQNTNITKLQKLPNITASTSQFYLGDAVAIDKDFSNSTNIPMPHYGSSYAVQATQLIFKGGLVNKSIEMAGLREQLSELDLEKNKLDVKFLVISNYLDVYKIFNQETVFQNNRKLAQERLKNIQKFYQQGMVTRNEVIRGELAIKNLDQGILTLTNNKKILNYNLNIALGLPSETEIVPVESLNNKESGISMDYYLDLAHNSNPQLKSAKKSIDVADKNIEIIKTDQLPTLSGFGGYTLQRPITTRNPVLDMYSGGWQAGVSLSYNIDNLYKTKEKVKLGELQKTQAGDAVTLVQQNVDMAVNAAYVKYQESIQQADILNDSKRLAEENYKITEAKYLNQLAVQAEMIDAQNQKLQSELDFANAEINVLYQYYNLLKAAGTL is encoded by the coding sequence ATGACAAACAATATAAAAACAGCACTATCATTCGTGATAGCTTTATTCCCTGCGCTGTTTTTTTCTCAGGAAATCAAACAGATGACCGCAGGTGAAGCAGCAGAAATGGCTGTGAAAAACCACCAGCAGTTAAAAGTGGCCGCACAGAATATTGATATTGCAAAACAGAATACAAATATTACAAAACTCCAGAAGCTTCCTAATATTACCGCTTCTACGAGCCAATTTTATTTAGGCGATGCTGTAGCGATTGATAAAGATTTTTCCAACTCAACGAATATTCCGATGCCTCATTACGGAAGCTCTTATGCCGTACAGGCCACCCAGCTGATCTTTAAAGGAGGTTTGGTGAACAAATCCATTGAAATGGCCGGACTTCGTGAACAGCTTTCTGAACTGGATCTGGAAAAAAATAAACTGGATGTAAAGTTTCTCGTGATCTCCAATTATCTGGATGTTTATAAGATATTCAACCAGGAAACCGTTTTTCAGAATAATAGAAAACTGGCTCAGGAACGTTTGAAAAATATTCAGAAATTCTATCAGCAGGGAATGGTGACCCGTAATGAGGTAATCCGTGGTGAACTTGCAATTAAAAATCTGGATCAGGGAATTCTGACGCTTACAAATAACAAGAAGATCCTTAACTATAATCTAAATATTGCTCTGGGACTTCCTTCCGAAACAGAAATTGTTCCCGTTGAAAGTCTTAACAATAAAGAATCCGGCATCAGCATGGATTATTATCTGGATCTTGCCCACAACAGCAATCCCCAGCTGAAATCTGCAAAGAAAAGTATTGATGTTGCTGATAAAAACATTGAAATCATTAAAACAGATCAGCTGCCGACACTTTCCGGGTTTGGAGGATATACTTTACAACGGCCAATTACAACTAGAAATCCGGTTCTGGATATGTATTCCGGTGGATGGCAGGCAGGTGTTTCATTAAGTTATAATATTGACAATTTATATAAAACCAAAGAAAAAGTAAAGCTGGGGGAATTGCAGAAAACACAGGCCGGTGATGCGGTAACATTGGTTCAGCAGAATGTGGATATGGCGGTGAATGCTGCTTATGTAAAATACCAGGAGTCCATCCAACAGGCAGATATTCTGAACGATTCTAAAAGACTGGCAGAAGAAAACTACAAGATCACAGAAGCCAAATATTTAAACCAACTGGCTGTACAGGCTGAAATGATTGATGCCCAGAACCAAAAACTTCAGTCGGAGCTGGATTTTGCCAATGCCGAGATCAATGTGCTTTACCAGTATTATAATTTGCTGAAAGCAGCAGGAACACTTTAA
- a CDS encoding HlyD family secretion protein: MENKEQTTQNTQAAPAQSGAAVKKKQNRKNKIRAVISNIVVFLIIGFGLFWLVREYFHIGDKTYTEAAQVEEFINPINTRVSAYIKDIKFIEHQKVKKGDTLVILDKNELLTQLGQAEAAYQNALAQRSATSSSVNTVSNNVSVMESNIAGAKARLWNAEQNLNRYKNLLAAEAVTRQQYDQVKTEYDAQKAAYETLVNQKQSANLSTTEVKSKLGINDAEIKRTKAALDMAKINLSYTIITAPYDGIMGRRTISEGQLIQPGQQVATIVLNGQKWVTANFLESQMPNIRIGEKITMTADALGGKKFEGVVTAISAATGSRYSSVPTDNSTGNFIKVQQRIPVRIEFSASNKKEDLEKLSAGMNMNVNIN, encoded by the coding sequence ATGGAAAACAAGGAACAAACCACTCAAAATACCCAGGCCGCTCCGGCACAATCAGGAGCTGCTGTTAAAAAGAAACAGAACAGAAAGAATAAAATCAGAGCTGTAATTTCCAATATTGTTGTATTTCTGATCATAGGATTCGGGCTTTTCTGGCTTGTCCGTGAATATTTTCACATCGGGGATAAAACGTATACGGAAGCCGCTCAGGTAGAAGAATTCATTAATCCAATCAATACAAGGGTTTCCGCTTATATCAAAGACATAAAATTCATAGAACATCAGAAGGTTAAAAAAGGGGATACACTCGTTATTCTGGATAAAAATGAACTGCTAACCCAGCTAGGTCAGGCAGAAGCAGCTTATCAGAATGCACTGGCACAAAGATCCGCAACAAGCTCATCAGTAAATACCGTTTCCAATAACGTAAGTGTAATGGAATCCAATATTGCAGGAGCAAAAGCAAGATTATGGAATGCCGAACAGAATTTAAACCGATATAAAAACCTTCTTGCTGCAGAAGCAGTCACCAGACAGCAGTACGATCAGGTAAAAACTGAGTATGATGCCCAGAAAGCAGCCTATGAAACGCTGGTGAATCAGAAACAGTCGGCAAATCTTTCCACGACCGAAGTTAAAAGTAAATTAGGAATCAACGATGCAGAGATCAAAAGAACAAAAGCAGCATTGGATATGGCAAAGATCAATCTTTCCTATACCATAATCACTGCACCGTATGACGGAATTATGGGACGCAGAACAATCTCTGAAGGACAGCTGATACAGCCGGGACAACAGGTAGCCACCATCGTCCTGAATGGTCAGAAATGGGTTACAGCTAATTTTCTTGAAAGCCAGATGCCGAATATCAGAATAGGTGAGAAGATAACAATGACTGCCGACGCTTTGGGAGGAAAGAAATTTGAAGGTGTGGTAACCGCCATTTCCGCAGCAACAGGTTCAAGGTATTCAAGTGTTCCTACGGATAATTCCACAGGTAATTTTATCAAAGTACAGCAGAGAATTCCTGTAAGAATAGAATTCAGTGCTTCCAATAAAAAGGAAGATCTGGAAAAGCTGAGTGCGGGAATGAATATGAATGTGAATATTAATTAG
- a CDS encoding MFS transporter: protein MYNKGLYNDWVPKPIQLLLIVLLLAVVMPLGGVYTGNISYLVGGTGAMTEYFMWANYATTIGMGACMPIVLRMKMRFKVRDKMTLLLVLLGLLSYINGTTVQPMVFVFTALFIGFLKMMVTIELFLPLMAMIGNRGMFYGLFYTFVLVMNQVAAYYAVVVSINYNWQHFYVIAAVLCFILALIHWIFMHNKYFALKVPLHYIDWMSIILFVSTFMFSAYVFSFGKQQDWWNSKNIMNASIAAFVSFALLVVRQFTLKRPYLSFKIFTKNNVQHGLFMLLWLGMFLGTTSLQNTFAVGVLGYDQLTNAGLNMLMIPGIILAGITAVFWFKKEIPLKMYIFSGFSAMMGYALIMYFSMVLEFNYENWYLPMFLKGYGMCSLFISVWFYTLDKLELDDMLAAIGLVLVWRTFLAVGFFSALYSWFQYRFQITVVGDLAVYIDGMTVTPQTLASNMKTLQLNAIIVSGKKIFGYIILTGFGVLLYVMTHHFGRERFQYLRFIRVLGGKSVIARRRLRERKKLLEEIKDAAGPAV from the coding sequence ATGTACAACAAAGGATTATATAACGATTGGGTACCCAAACCGATACAATTGCTGCTTATCGTGCTGTTATTAGCCGTTGTAATGCCGCTTGGCGGGGTATATACCGGGAATATCAGTTATCTGGTAGGTGGTACCGGGGCTATGACAGAATATTTTATGTGGGCCAATTATGCCACAACAATAGGAATGGGAGCCTGTATGCCGATTGTTCTCAGAATGAAAATGAGATTTAAGGTGAGAGATAAAATGACATTGCTTCTTGTGCTTTTAGGACTTCTGAGTTATATCAACGGAACTACGGTGCAGCCTATGGTTTTCGTATTTACGGCACTTTTTATAGGGTTTTTGAAAATGATGGTGACTATTGAGCTGTTTCTCCCGTTAATGGCAATGATTGGAAACAGGGGAATGTTTTATGGTCTGTTCTACACCTTTGTTTTAGTGATGAATCAGGTTGCAGCCTATTATGCGGTGGTGGTTTCCATTAATTACAACTGGCAGCATTTTTATGTTATTGCTGCGGTATTATGTTTTATATTGGCTCTGATTCACTGGATCTTTATGCACAATAAATATTTTGCTTTAAAAGTTCCGTTGCATTATATCGACTGGATGAGTATCATATTGTTCGTTTCAACATTCATGTTTTCCGCTTATGTTTTTTCATTTGGGAAACAGCAGGACTGGTGGAATTCGAAGAATATTATGAATGCAAGCATTGCCGCTTTTGTAAGTTTTGCTTTATTGGTAGTTCGCCAGTTTACCCTGAAAAGACCTTATCTGTCCTTCAAAATTTTTACAAAAAACAATGTGCAGCACGGGCTTTTTATGTTGTTGTGGTTGGGAATGTTCCTGGGAACAACTTCTCTTCAGAATACTTTTGCAGTAGGAGTTCTCGGATACGACCAGCTTACAAATGCCGGCCTGAATATGCTTATGATCCCGGGAATTATTCTGGCAGGAATTACAGCAGTATTCTGGTTTAAAAAGGAAATACCCTTGAAAATGTACATATTCTCAGGATTTTCAGCGATGATGGGATATGCACTGATCATGTACTTTTCAATGGTCCTGGAGTTCAATTATGAGAACTGGTACCTGCCGATGTTTTTAAAAGGATACGGAATGTGCTCACTGTTCATTTCTGTATGGTTCTACACCCTTGATAAGCTTGAACTGGATGATATGCTGGCAGCTATAGGATTGGTTCTGGTATGGAGAACATTTCTGGCGGTAGGATTCTTTTCGGCATTGTATTCCTGGTTTCAGTATCGCTTTCAGATAACAGTAGTCGGGGATCTGGCAGTATACATTGATGGAATGACGGTTACTCCACAAACGTTAGCATCCAATATGAAAACACTTCAGCTCAATGCCATCATTGTTTCCGGCAAAAAGATTTTCGGATATATTATTTTAACAGGATTTGGTGTATTGCTGTATGTTATGACACATCATTTCGGAAGAGAAAGGTTTCAGTATTTGCGGTTTATCAGGGTTCTTGGCGGTAAATCTGTAATCGCAAGAAGAAGGCTTCGCGAAAGAAAGAAACTATTGGAAGAAATAAAAGACGCAGCCGGGCCTGCAGTTTAA
- a CDS encoding siderophore-interacting protein, whose translation MSRISTGRIVAEMIRKEYITDHYIRVYLYSFETHLFKNTTIGDNNKIAIPPEGLDEIHFPTLDENRQWVYPPKEVAPSVRTYTHRGIDLENNTLIIDFVDHGDGGPASKWARESGAGAKLGIMMRTEAKELYPEAEWYLFVGDATAIPVLGAMLETLPETAKGICIIEVHGKEDEQILETKADIKFIWLHNSTPHISSEMANTVKSIMIPETSKFGYVAAEFSSVKEIRTYLRKEKNWTAQELNAYSYWKAGVAENESEKDRHKEKDSMG comes from the coding sequence ATGTCAAGAATTTCAACCGGCCGGATTGTTGCTGAAATGATAAGAAAAGAATATATCACCGATCATTATATCAGGGTTTACCTGTATTCATTTGAAACTCATTTATTTAAAAATACCACCATAGGAGATAATAACAAAATAGCCATTCCGCCTGAAGGTCTGGATGAAATTCATTTTCCAACTCTGGATGAAAACCGCCAGTGGGTTTATCCACCCAAAGAAGTGGCTCCTTCAGTAAGAACCTATACCCATCGCGGAATTGATCTTGAAAATAATACGCTGATCATTGATTTTGTTGACCATGGTGATGGAGGTCCGGCATCAAAATGGGCAAGAGAATCCGGAGCTGGTGCAAAATTAGGCATTATGATGAGAACGGAAGCAAAAGAACTATATCCCGAAGCCGAATGGTATCTTTTTGTTGGAGATGCCACAGCAATCCCAGTTCTGGGTGCCATGCTGGAGACCCTTCCTGAAACGGCAAAAGGCATTTGTATCATTGAAGTCCACGGGAAAGAAGATGAACAGATCCTTGAAACCAAAGCAGATATTAAATTTATATGGCTGCATAATTCCACACCACATATCAGCAGTGAAATGGCCAATACTGTCAAAAGTATTATGATCCCGGAAACTTCTAAATTCGGTTATGTTGCAGCTGAATTTTCAAGCGTTAAAGAAATCCGGACCTATCTCAGAAAAGAAAAGAACTGGACAGCACAGGAGCTTAATGCCTATTCTTACTGGAAAGCCGGTGTGGCGGAAAATGAATCAGAAAAGGACAGGCATAAGGAGAAGGATTCGATGGGGTAG
- a CDS encoding class I SAM-dependent methyltransferase yields MKDLMGKAIWDYFHNENPEDLQTETSISELDELPVEYLFRDFEEMNHIEQKALKLAEGKALDIGAGAGSHTLYLQNERNLDVLALDISPKSIEVCKLRGIKKAVCENMLDFSGETFDTILLLMNGTGIFESLEKIDIYLKKLFTLLNDNGQILIDSTDILYMFDRDEDGGVYIPAGGYYGELDYVVHYKSESEDPIKWLYLDFKTLKNAAENNGFAIEKVFQDEDSYLAKLTKK; encoded by the coding sequence ATGAAAGATTTAATGGGCAAAGCAATCTGGGATTATTTTCACAACGAAAATCCTGAAGATTTGCAGACTGAAACTTCAATCTCAGAGCTGGACGAACTGCCGGTAGAGTATCTTTTCAGGGATTTTGAAGAGATGAATCATATTGAGCAGAAAGCACTGAAACTTGCGGAAGGAAAAGCCCTGGACATTGGGGCCGGAGCAGGTTCCCACACTCTATATCTTCAGAATGAAAGAAATCTTGATGTTCTGGCACTGGATATTTCACCCAAATCTATCGAAGTCTGCAAGCTGAGAGGAATTAAAAAAGCAGTATGTGAGAATATGCTGGATTTTTCTGGGGAAACTTTTGATACTATTCTGCTTCTGATGAACGGAACAGGAATCTTTGAAAGCCTGGAAAAAATTGATATTTACCTTAAAAAGCTTTTTACCTTACTGAATGATAACGGACAAATCCTGATCGACAGCACGGATATTCTATATATGTTTGACCGTGATGAGGACGGAGGTGTTTATATTCCTGCAGGAGGTTATTACGGCGAACTGGATTATGTAGTTCATTACAAAAGTGAATCCGAAGATCCGATCAAATGGCTTTATCTTGATTTTAAAACCTTGAAAAATGCAGCCGAAAATAATGGTTTTGCAATAGAAAAAGTTTTTCAGGATGAAGATTCTTATCTTGCAAAACTGACTAAGAAATAA
- the metG gene encoding methionine--tRNA ligase → MSNRKMITAALPYANGPVHIGHLAGVYIPADVYARFQRRLGKDVAFICGSDEHGIPITIRAKKEGVTPQDIVDKYHEIIKKSFSDLGISFDEYSRTTSKKHYETSQDFFKVLYEKGKFTEEISEQYFDEQAGEFLADRYIVGTCPNCGNENAYGDQCEKCGSTLSPSELINPKSMLSGNVPILKETKNWYLPLNEYEDFLNEWIIEGHKDDWKPNVYGQVKSWLNDGLKPRAMTRDLNWGVPVPLPNAEGKVLYVWFDAPIGYISFTKEWAEKNGKNWKDYWQSEDSDLVHFIGKDNIVFHCIIFPSMMKAHGDYIMPKNVPAFEFLNLENDKISTSRNWAVWAHEYVEEFPGQQDVLRYALLSSAPETKDNNFTWKDFQTKNNSELVGIFGNFINRVAVLIHKYYDGIVPQGDINSPELGEINKAAKEISGFLENYEFRNALTALMNLARFGNQYLQTEEPWKTIKDSPEKASQSLFVGAQLAVALAQLCEPFMPFSSEKLLTMFNAEQVSWNDVENKSVLIEAGHKINEASLLFSKIEDSVIEAQIEKLEQTKQNNKKTNPNANPMKEEISFDDFAKIDLRTATILEAEKVEKADKLLKFKVDTGVDIRTVVSGVAESFTPEELVGKQVMILLNLAPRKIRGIESQGMFLLTTKPDGKLSFVTPDDNNVENGIEIG, encoded by the coding sequence ATGTCAAACAGAAAGATGATTACGGCAGCTTTGCCCTATGCAAACGGTCCGGTTCATATAGGACATTTGGCAGGTGTGTATATTCCTGCGGATGTCTACGCAAGATTTCAGAGGAGGCTGGGAAAAGATGTAGCGTTTATCTGTGGTTCAGATGAGCATGGGATTCCTATTACCATAAGGGCAAAAAAAGAAGGAGTAACGCCTCAGGATATCGTAGATAAATATCACGAAATCATCAAAAAATCTTTTTCAGACCTGGGAATTTCTTTTGATGAATATTCCAGAACAACTTCTAAAAAGCATTATGAAACCAGTCAGGATTTCTTCAAAGTTCTTTATGAAAAAGGGAAATTTACAGAAGAAATTTCTGAACAGTATTTTGATGAACAGGCCGGAGAATTCCTGGCAGACCGATATATTGTAGGAACATGCCCGAACTGTGGTAATGAAAATGCTTACGGAGATCAGTGTGAAAAATGTGGTTCTACCCTGTCACCTTCGGAATTGATTAATCCGAAATCGATGTTGAGCGGAAATGTTCCGATTCTTAAGGAAACCAAAAACTGGTATCTTCCTTTAAATGAATACGAAGACTTCTTAAACGAATGGATCATTGAAGGCCACAAAGACGACTGGAAACCGAATGTATACGGACAGGTTAAATCATGGTTAAATGACGGACTGAAACCACGTGCCATGACCAGAGACCTGAACTGGGGAGTTCCGGTTCCGCTTCCGAACGCTGAAGGGAAAGTGCTTTATGTTTGGTTTGATGCGCCTATCGGATATATTTCTTTTACCAAAGAATGGGCAGAGAAAAACGGCAAAAACTGGAAAGATTACTGGCAAAGTGAAGACAGTGATCTGGTTCACTTTATCGGAAAGGATAATATTGTGTTCCACTGTATTATTTTCCCTTCGATGATGAAGGCTCATGGTGATTATATCATGCCGAAAAATGTTCCTGCTTTCGAGTTCTTAAATCTTGAGAATGATAAGATCTCAACATCAAGAAACTGGGCGGTTTGGGCACATGAATATGTGGAAGAATTCCCTGGACAACAGGATGTTTTAAGATACGCACTTCTTTCGTCTGCTCCGGAAACAAAGGATAATAATTTTACGTGGAAGGATTTCCAGACTAAGAATAATTCTGAATTGGTAGGAATCTTCGGAAACTTCATCAACAGAGTTGCTGTTCTGATTCATAAATATTACGATGGGATTGTTCCTCAGGGAGATATAAACAGTCCTGAATTGGGAGAAATCAATAAAGCTGCTAAAGAAATTTCAGGATTTTTAGAAAACTATGAATTCAGGAACGCATTAACTGCATTGATGAATCTTGCCCGTTTTGGAAATCAGTACCTTCAGACTGAAGAGCCTTGGAAAACCATTAAAGACAGTCCTGAAAAAGCGTCGCAATCGTTATTTGTAGGTGCTCAGCTGGCTGTTGCTTTAGCTCAGTTATGTGAGCCATTCATGCCGTTTAGCTCTGAAAAGTTATTAACAATGTTCAATGCTGAACAGGTAAGCTGGAATGATGTTGAAAACAAATCTGTTTTAATAGAAGCTGGTCACAAAATCAATGAAGCTTCTCTTCTTTTCTCAAAAATAGAAGATAGCGTAATTGAGGCCCAGATTGAAAAACTGGAGCAAACAAAACAAAATAATAAAAAAACAAACCCTAACGCCAACCCTATGAAAGAAGAAATCTCTTTTGATGATTTTGCTAAAATAGACCTTAGAACAGCAACTATTTTAGAAGCTGAGAAAGTGGAAAAAGCAGATAAATTACTGAAATTCAAAGTAGATACGGGTGTAGATATCAGAACTGTGGTTTCAGGTGTTGCAGAAAGCTTCACACCGGAAGAACTGGTTGGAAAGCAGGTAATGATCTTATTAAATCTTGCCCCGAGAAAGATCAGAGGAATTGAATCCCAGGGAATGTTCTTATTAACAACAAAACCGGACGGAAAACTGTCTTTCGTAACACCGGATGACAATAATGTAGAAAACGGTATTGAAATAGGATAA